In Thiomicrorhabdus sp., the genomic stretch ACGCCTTGGAAAAACTTCCTAAAGAGCTGTTGGTCATGTTTGGAGAACCTCAGCACGTTATCGACTTCGACCTGACTCCGGAACGAAGAATGGCTCGTGAAGATGCGGCAAAAGTCTACGCCGCCATAACCGATAAGGGTTACTATATGCAGATGCCACCGACCGAAGCAGAAAAAATCAGCGACTACGCCCCGGCTCCGGAACGTCTGGACAATATCTGCTAAAAAATGCCCGGAATCGATACCTGATTAAAACACTCGGTATTT encodes the following:
- a CDS encoding YcgL domain-containing protein, whose product is MQAITVSAYRSPKKEELYLFVPQEDALEKLPKELLVMFGEPQHVIDFDLTPERRMAREDAAKVYAAITDKGYYMQMPPTEAEKISDYAPAPERLDNIC